The following are encoded together in the Flavobacterium sp. TR2 genome:
- a CDS encoding IS1595 family transposase, translating into MTSIKYDFKSCYDAYDFSHVDYEEINTDLEPTSFQEACEDILRDLLIKWGLEEAPKPKPVVLSDAMKLLITRSKKARKTLPITPKSIIFNKTNMSKHIDIELDTVQIFKSVYDMGKVLNTEMACREHLEKLRWNGEPICPHCGSQRENHYKIKGRTEEKFRYKCKDCRLPFTVTVGTIFEKSTVPLQKWFRAIFKFTTNKKGMSSYELMREIGVTQKTAWFMLSRIRNSVRCREDFEFDGITQVDETFVGGKNKNRSKGKKVDNTQGRSTKTKTPVFGMLNNGIVYTEVVENTEGDTLKSIINAKVKKGSTIVSDGWRGYTGLYKHYSHKVIQHNLGYFKKGSYHTNGIEGFWGQLKRGIIGVYHKTSDKHLHRYCDEFAYRYNIRTMSVGEQFNLTLINCDERLSYKRLIAKV; encoded by the coding sequence ATGACTTCAATAAAATACGACTTCAAATCTTGTTACGATGCATACGACTTTTCACATGTTGATTATGAAGAAATCAATACCGATTTAGAACCAACTTCATTTCAAGAGGCTTGTGAAGATATACTAAGAGATTTACTTATTAAATGGGGTTTAGAAGAAGCACCAAAGCCAAAACCTGTGGTTCTTTCAGACGCTATGAAATTGTTAATAACTCGTTCAAAAAAAGCAAGAAAAACCTTACCTATTACACCAAAAAGTATTATTTTTAATAAAACAAATATGAGTAAACATATTGATATTGAACTTGATACCGTACAGATTTTTAAGTCTGTATATGACATGGGAAAGGTCTTAAACACAGAAATGGCATGTCGAGAACACCTAGAAAAATTGCGTTGGAATGGAGAACCAATATGCCCCCATTGTGGAAGTCAGCGTGAAAATCATTATAAGATTAAAGGAAGAACTGAGGAAAAATTTCGTTACAAATGCAAAGATTGTCGATTACCATTTACTGTAACTGTTGGAACTATATTTGAAAAATCAACTGTTCCTTTACAAAAATGGTTCAGAGCTATTTTTAAATTCACAACAAATAAGAAAGGTATGAGTAGTTACGAATTAATGCGAGAAATAGGTGTAACGCAAAAGACTGCATGGTTTATGCTAAGCAGAATTCGTAATTCAGTTCGTTGCAGAGAAGATTTTGAATTTGACGGTATTACTCAAGTTGATGAGACTTTTGTTGGAGGAAAAAATAAAAATCGTAGCAAAGGAAAAAAGGTTGATAATACGCAAGGTAGAAGTACTAAAACAAAAACTCCTGTGTTTGGAATGCTTAATAATGGAATTGTTTACACTGAAGTAGTTGAGAATACAGAAGGTGATACTCTTAAAAGCATAATTAATGCGAAAGTTAAAAAAGGTTCTACTATTGTAAGTGATGGATGGAGGGGATATACCGGATTATATAAACACTATAGTCATAAAGTGATCCAGCATAATTTAGGCTATTTCAAGAAAGGATCGTACCATACAAATGGAATTGAAGGATTTTGGGGACAACTAAAACGAGGTATAATTGGAGTATATCATAAAACGAGTGATAAGCATTTGCATCGTTATTGTGATGAATTTGCTTATAGATATAATATTAGAACAATGAGTGTCGGAGAACAGTTTAATCTAACCTTGATTAATTGCGACGAAAGATTGAGTTATAAACGGTTGATTGCAAAGGTTTAA
- a CDS encoding IS3 family transposase, whose translation MKTYERTFKVNAVKLSYERGKGQLACLARELGISSDNLYKWRKDFEKFGERSFPGAGNPNLTTEQAVIRELKRKVENSKITFEILKRGTKYVSQGKIMTKNFIENNKSEFSIAKMLAVLEVSETTYYRTKKQELTDTEARVILLKKEIASIYYEFKRRYGCFKITRELQSRGFKIKNSSVKKYMRMLGLRRKIKRKYKVTTDSFHNHYVVPNILNREFTVTECAKAWVSDITYIQTTKGFLYLTIVMDLFDRKIIGWNLSTRMSTKETTLPALKMAVNNRKITKELIFHSDRGVQYANKLFTNALDSYKFVKRSMSRREDHNDNAVCESFFCYFKSELLTGNKLLSRKQLRIEVFEYIENWYNKKRRHSAIGYMTIEEFDKLHLI comes from the coding sequence ATGAAAACATACGAACGTACTTTTAAAGTGAATGCAGTTAAATTAAGTTATGAGCGAGGTAAAGGACAACTAGCGTGTCTTGCAAGAGAGTTGGGAATAAGTTCGGATAATTTGTACAAATGGCGAAAAGACTTTGAAAAATTTGGAGAAAGAAGTTTTCCAGGTGCTGGTAACCCTAATTTAACTACGGAACAAGCTGTCATTAGAGAGCTTAAAAGAAAAGTTGAAAATTCGAAAATTACGTTCGAGATATTAAAAAGAGGAACCAAATATGTTTCACAAGGAAAAATAATGACTAAAAATTTCATTGAAAATAATAAATCAGAATTTTCAATTGCAAAAATGTTAGCTGTATTAGAAGTATCAGAAACTACGTATTACAGAACAAAAAAACAGGAACTTACAGATACAGAAGCTAGAGTTATTTTATTAAAGAAAGAAATTGCATCTATTTATTATGAATTTAAGCGAAGATATGGATGCTTCAAAATTACAAGAGAGCTTCAAAGTAGAGGATTTAAAATAAAAAACTCTTCAGTAAAAAAATACATGAGAATGTTGGGTCTGCGCAGAAAAATTAAAAGAAAATACAAGGTCACAACCGATTCATTTCATAATCATTATGTAGTTCCAAATATTTTAAATAGAGAATTTACAGTTACGGAGTGTGCTAAAGCGTGGGTTTCAGATATAACATACATACAGACTACAAAAGGCTTTTTGTATCTTACCATTGTAATGGATTTATTTGATAGGAAAATCATAGGATGGAATTTAAGTACAAGAATGAGCACTAAAGAAACAACTTTGCCCGCTTTGAAAATGGCCGTCAATAATAGAAAAATTACTAAAGAATTAATATTCCATTCCGATCGAGGTGTTCAATATGCTAATAAACTTTTTACCAATGCGCTAGACTCTTATAAATTTGTTAAAAGAAGCATGAGCCGTAGAGAAGATCATAATGACAATGCCGTTTGCGAAAGCTTTTTTTGCTATTTTAAATCTGAGTTACTAACAGGAAATAAACTGTTATCGAGAAAACAGTTAAGAATTGAAGTATTCGAATACATCGAAAACTGGTACAACAAGAAAAGGAGGCATTCAGCTATAGGTTATATGACGATCGAAGAATTTGATAAATTACATCTAATATAA
- a CDS encoding IS3 family transposase yields the protein MKKGSRVYDRNFKVEAVQLGYRIGCYIGARELGISPSLIIRWRQELREYGEASFCGHGFTRLNDEQKRFCEQKRKLKKELKNTELKIEIFKNASKYTSGGKIAIFQFIKDHSDKYAISKMCNILGTSVIAYKKWKNQLLTPTKRQTQILKEEIISIFYEYKELYGGPKIAAELQSRGFKIKTGQVCIHMRNLGLVSKIRRNYRLKTASIYNPYMFPNILNQKFIVEEPSKVWVSGIIRLKTSNGFLFLTIIMDLFDRKIIGWNLSNGLTVKETTLPVWEMAVKNRKVMKGLIFHSHSSSQYASRIFSNKLDSYKFIRRSMDRKVNRSDNTISGDSFNSLKSELIDSKMLITKKQMQEKIFEYFENQK from the coding sequence ATGAAAAAAGGTAGCAGAGTTTACGATCGTAACTTTAAAGTAGAGGCAGTCCAATTAGGATATCGAATAGGTTGCTACATAGGCGCAAGAGAACTTGGAATTTCACCGTCACTTATAATTCGGTGGAGACAAGAACTTCGTGAATATGGAGAAGCAAGTTTTTGCGGTCATGGCTTCACGAGATTAAACGATGAACAAAAAAGATTTTGTGAACAAAAAAGAAAGCTTAAAAAGGAGCTTAAAAACACAGAACTTAAAATTGAAATCTTCAAAAATGCAAGCAAATATACTTCTGGAGGAAAAATTGCCATTTTTCAATTTATTAAAGACCATTCTGACAAGTATGCAATTTCAAAAATGTGTAATATTTTAGGGACATCTGTTATAGCATATAAGAAATGGAAGAATCAGCTACTTACTCCTACAAAACGCCAAACTCAAATATTAAAAGAAGAAATAATTTCCATATTTTATGAATACAAAGAACTTTATGGTGGTCCGAAAATTGCCGCAGAATTGCAAAGTCGAGGGTTTAAAATAAAAACAGGTCAAGTGTGTATTCATATGAGGAATCTTGGACTAGTTAGCAAGATTAGGAGAAACTATAGACTTAAGACTGCTTCAATTTATAATCCTTATATGTTTCCTAACATTTTAAATCAGAAGTTTATAGTTGAAGAACCTTCTAAAGTATGGGTTTCGGGGATAATTAGATTAAAAACATCCAATGGATTTTTATTTTTAACAATTATTATGGATTTATTTGACAGGAAAATTATTGGATGGAATTTAAGTAATGGATTAACTGTTAAAGAGACTACTCTTCCTGTGTGGGAAATGGCTGTTAAAAATAGAAAAGTGATGAAAGGATTAATATTTCATTCTCATTCAAGTAGTCAATACGCTAGCAGAATTTTTAGTAATAAACTAGACTCTTATAAATTTATTAGACGAAGTATGGATAGAAAGGTAAATCGTTCTGATAATACTATATCTGGAGACTCTTTTAATTCGCTTAAATCTGAGTTGATTGATTCAAAAATGCTTATTACAAAAAAGCAAATGCAAGAAAAAATATTTGAATATTTCGAAAATCAAAAATAG
- a CDS encoding TolC family protein, with amino-acid sequence MKAQTTSLEECFSIAKQNNLTIKQAQSALLTGEYNLQAEKKGYLPKVDLLSSYSYLGNPLTINLQTVKDGIVEGSSQQSVNTANEIYHEITGGNLPQAAQDRIYDASKKVISGIYPDYNPSLSKQSYFIAGVGVRQPIFLGNKINSSIDLAQSVANSAGIGVELAGKEVDFLIAVQYLRILYLNSLIKKQEQIVNALDKNKNYAEELVKNKILPPYQKNWTNVVLIQAQSQYNNIKLEKQNAHLELNKLMGVDLDTQIVISDTLRYAEINLEKPMKEYWLTNPVYRIANNKITYAETAERISKSMALPNIFAIGNYNLYQKDLPVSIPDWFVGLELQWTLYNGQTSKKTLAAKQLIEEAKLGEENSSLMLQVQSRVAKNKMSSLQNDVDAMDAARKEATTTSSLITKRMNNQLSSPKDVNDALLIETEIEKGYYTAVLGYYLALAEYFNSLGNPSQITQFIK; translated from the coding sequence ATGAAAGCACAAACGACTTCTCTTGAAGAATGTTTTTCTATAGCTAAGCAAAACAACCTCACTATAAAGCAGGCTCAGTCTGCATTGCTAACGGGCGAATACAATCTGCAAGCCGAGAAGAAAGGCTATCTTCCTAAGGTTGATCTTTTGTCGAGTTATTCTTATTTAGGGAATCCGCTGACGATAAATTTACAGACCGTTAAGGATGGTATTGTAGAAGGTTCGTCACAGCAGAGCGTAAATACGGCCAACGAAATTTATCATGAAATTACAGGAGGAAATTTACCGCAAGCAGCGCAGGACCGCATTTACGATGCTTCAAAAAAAGTGATTAGCGGCATTTATCCAGATTATAATCCTAGTTTAAGCAAACAGTCTTATTTTATTGCTGGAGTGGGAGTTCGCCAGCCTATTTTTCTTGGAAACAAAATAAATTCAAGCATCGATTTGGCTCAATCGGTTGCCAACTCGGCAGGAATCGGTGTGGAGCTTGCGGGTAAAGAAGTTGATTTTTTAATTGCAGTGCAATACCTCAGAATATTGTATCTCAATTCTTTAATTAAAAAACAAGAACAGATTGTAAATGCTTTAGACAAAAATAAAAATTACGCAGAAGAATTAGTTAAAAATAAAATACTGCCTCCGTACCAAAAAAATTGGACAAATGTTGTTTTAATTCAGGCGCAAAGCCAGTATAATAACATTAAACTGGAAAAACAAAATGCCCATCTTGAATTGAATAAACTGATGGGAGTTGATCTTGATACCCAAATAGTGATTTCGGATACTTTGCGATATGCCGAAATCAATCTAGAGAAACCTATGAAAGAGTATTGGCTTACAAATCCGGTTTACAGAATTGCAAACAACAAAATTACGTATGCCGAGACCGCAGAAAGAATCAGTAAATCAATGGCTTTGCCTAATATTTTTGCGATAGGAAATTACAATCTGTATCAGAAAGATTTGCCGGTCTCTATTCCAGACTGGTTTGTAGGTCTAGAATTGCAATGGACTTTATACAATGGACAGACGAGCAAAAAGACTTTGGCTGCAAAACAGCTGATAGAAGAAGCCAAGTTAGGAGAGGAGAATTCCAGTTTAATGCTTCAGGTGCAATCCAGAGTTGCAAAAAACAAAATGAGTTCACTGCAAAATGATGTTGATGCTATGGATGCAGCCAGAAAAGAAGCCACAACGACAAGCAGTTTAATTACCAAAAGAATGAACAATCAGCTGTCATCACCAAAAGATGTGAATGATGCTTTATTGATAGAAACAGAAATAGAGAAAGGATATTATACGGCAGTTTTAGGATATTATCTGGCATTAGCCGAATATTTCAATAGTTTAGGAAATCCAAGTCAAATAACGCAATTTATTAAATAG
- a CDS encoding HlyD family secretion protein yields MKEIFKNYWALIIPIFVVLAGLIFFLKNNNDTDDNFIGMVDASSVDVAAEFPGRLDSLLVKQGDTVKTGQLLAVLRSNEINAIKAQALSAIDAAKGQQELLTQGARPELIEATSKLYQISQEQYKLFSTTYDRMERLYNEDVISGQEKDVSYFKFQAAKKEMETAQLNLQMLKNGTRPELLKTANAIVKQAEQAYELTKALGDNTRVYAPADGVISSLVTHQGEIISIGYPIMTIEKKNSTIIKFNIRQDKSNLLKVGSKVSVKVPGCEPETFDAVVHTIAPTLEFANWVPSKDKGEFELRTFTIEVKPENLAQIKGLRSGMTASLILR; encoded by the coding sequence ATGAAAGAAATATTTAAAAACTACTGGGCGCTGATCATTCCGATTTTTGTAGTACTGGCGGGATTGATTTTTTTCTTAAAAAATAATAATGATACCGATGACAATTTTATTGGAATGGTAGATGCATCTAGTGTTGATGTTGCCGCAGAATTTCCAGGCAGATTAGATTCATTACTGGTTAAGCAGGGCGATACGGTAAAAACAGGGCAGTTATTGGCAGTGCTTCGATCTAATGAAATAAATGCTATCAAAGCACAGGCGTTATCGGCTATAGATGCGGCAAAAGGACAGCAGGAACTCCTTACGCAAGGCGCAAGACCAGAACTTATTGAAGCCACTTCTAAGCTCTATCAAATCAGTCAGGAACAGTATAAGCTGTTCAGTACAACTTATGACCGCATGGAACGGCTGTATAATGAAGACGTAATATCGGGACAGGAAAAGGATGTTTCCTATTTTAAGTTTCAAGCGGCAAAAAAGGAAATGGAAACCGCTCAGTTAAACCTGCAGATGCTAAAAAATGGCACTCGACCAGAATTATTAAAAACGGCCAATGCGATTGTAAAACAAGCCGAACAGGCTTACGAACTCACCAAGGCGCTTGGAGATAATACAAGAGTGTATGCTCCAGCAGATGGAGTGATTTCTAGCTTGGTGACGCATCAGGGCGAAATTATCTCAATAGGTTATCCGATTATGACTATTGAGAAGAAAAATTCGACCATCATTAAATTTAATATCAGACAAGACAAATCAAATCTGCTTAAAGTAGGAAGTAAGGTATCGGTTAAGGTTCCAGGCTGCGAACCAGAGACTTTTGATGCCGTTGTGCACACTATTGCGCCTACATTGGAGTTTGCAAATTGGGTGCCTTCCAAAGATAAAGGAGAGTTTGAATTGAGAACTTTTACCATAGAGGTAAAACCTGAAAACCTTGCACAAATTAAAGGGCTTCGCTCTGGCATGACTGCTTCTCTAATTCTTCGTTAA
- a CDS encoding ABC transporter permease, giving the protein MNFLASIIIREWKRILSLKVFYLVMLVVPIVLFSFYAFIYQKQEAKHLAFAVWDEDQSAVSRELIFLLEQKEALQITRRVGSEAEVKKLIQEGKILGAVHFPANLQTNIYSRHPSTVTLYTNAAALVPAKLVYKAVAEVIITGSTGITLQKLVKTGMKSDQAMAIANPISLNTYQLYNPTYNYQEYLVPGLITVGMQMILIISCMLALNYEWITGTMHDLYDASRGSAVIAIVGKTIAHLVISWINFIIIVGIIFPFFDIGIPAATGNFFVMYTMLSLACIGIGMFISALFKDVMLSGDVALFYTSPAFVFSGFTFPRWAMPWYDQYYALIMPYTSFLDGFFKVYYMNLPLKYALGDLSKLLLFCVVMYPTAMLLFKRQFNSIKNEKETATITD; this is encoded by the coding sequence ATGAATTTTCTTGCCAGCATAATCATTAGGGAATGGAAGCGGATTCTGAGCTTGAAAGTTTTTTACTTAGTCATGCTTGTCGTTCCTATAGTATTGTTTTCGTTTTACGCTTTCATTTATCAGAAACAAGAAGCCAAACATCTTGCATTTGCTGTTTGGGATGAAGATCAAAGCGCTGTCAGCAGAGAATTGATTTTTCTATTGGAACAAAAAGAAGCCTTACAGATTACCAGAAGGGTAGGAAGTGAAGCAGAAGTAAAAAAACTGATACAGGAAGGCAAAATATTGGGAGCCGTGCATTTTCCTGCAAATCTCCAAACGAATATCTACAGCCGACATCCAAGCACCGTGACTTTGTACACCAATGCGGCCGCGCTTGTTCCTGCCAAATTGGTTTATAAGGCTGTCGCCGAAGTGATCATTACGGGCAGTACAGGCATAACTTTGCAGAAGCTTGTAAAAACAGGAATGAAATCTGATCAGGCAATGGCTATTGCAAATCCGATAAGCCTAAATACCTATCAGCTTTACAATCCGACTTACAATTATCAGGAATACTTAGTTCCTGGATTAATAACGGTCGGAATGCAGATGATTCTCATTATAAGCTGTATGCTGGCTTTAAATTATGAATGGATTACAGGAACGATGCACGATTTGTATGACGCCTCAAGAGGTTCTGCAGTTATAGCGATTGTAGGAAAAACTATAGCGCATCTTGTCATCAGCTGGATTAATTTTATCATAATTGTTGGCATTATTTTTCCTTTTTTTGATATTGGTATTCCTGCGGCAACAGGCAATTTTTTTGTAATGTATACAATGCTTTCTCTAGCTTGCATTGGCATTGGTATGTTTATATCGGCTTTGTTCAAAGATGTAATGCTTTCAGGAGATGTCGCCCTATTTTATACTTCTCCAGCTTTTGTCTTCAGCGGATTTACTTTCCCCAGATGGGCAATGCCTTGGTACGATCAGTATTATGCGCTTATTATGCCTTACACCTCGTTTTTGGATGGATTTTTTAAGGTTTATTATATGAATCTGCCATTGAAATACGCTCTCGGAGATTTGTCCAAACTCTTGCTGTTTTGCGTCGTAATGTATCCGACTGCTATGTTGTTGTTTAAACGTCAATTTAATTCGATTAAAAATGAAAAAGAAACCGCAACAATCACTGATTAA
- a CDS encoding ABC transporter permease has translation MKKKPQQSLIKLFLREASQVVKDHSLLLTLLIAPLLYAFFYGSIYINKEEFDVKLAVVDDDNSRLSRLLQQNIDDSPIVELIHFSNLEQAKEQMYQGNCQGYFYIPEGTEANLLSLKQSNVVLAINAARFLPSSDLLLNVQQICLTIGAGVRLQYYQKKEGMSTTIAMENVMPVNLDYRPLFNERSSYGAFLLPGLLALILQQTLLIGLCESVAGERQRSRIGEWLGSGISNGIWGKGLFYLILFSSYGFFFLNVNYKLLNLPMRGNGFELSVLLLLFILTLIPMAQFIGSLFKSQLLCLQVMAFSTYPIFLITGYSWPFESLPLVLQWLSNLLPTTPFIVLYTSIVQSGASLWDNPSVLLHLILLFAFYSTICFVRLSHLTRKEL, from the coding sequence ATGAAAAAGAAACCGCAACAATCACTGATTAAGCTTTTTTTGAGAGAAGCTTCACAAGTGGTAAAAGATCATAGCTTGCTGCTGACGCTTCTGATTGCTCCGTTGCTTTATGCTTTTTTTTACGGGAGCATTTACATTAATAAAGAAGAATTTGACGTAAAACTGGCGGTTGTTGATGATGATAATTCCAGATTGTCCCGTTTGTTGCAGCAAAATATTGACGATTCTCCGATAGTAGAACTTATTCATTTTTCTAATCTTGAACAGGCCAAAGAACAGATGTATCAAGGCAATTGTCAGGGCTATTTTTATATTCCAGAAGGAACAGAAGCCAATTTGCTGAGCTTAAAGCAAAGCAATGTCGTATTGGCAATTAATGCCGCAAGATTTCTGCCTTCGAGCGATCTCTTATTGAATGTCCAACAAATATGTCTGACGATTGGAGCAGGAGTGAGGCTTCAGTATTACCAAAAGAAAGAAGGCATGAGCACGACTATTGCTATGGAAAATGTAATGCCTGTAAATTTAGATTATCGCCCATTATTTAATGAAAGATCGAGTTACGGTGCATTTTTGCTGCCAGGATTGCTTGCCCTTATTTTGCAGCAAACACTTTTGATTGGCTTATGCGAAAGCGTTGCAGGCGAGCGTCAGCGTTCGCGCATAGGCGAATGGTTGGGTTCAGGCATTTCAAATGGCATTTGGGGCAAAGGATTATTTTATCTGATTCTTTTTTCTTCGTACGGCTTTTTCTTTTTAAATGTAAATTACAAACTGCTTAATTTACCCATGAGAGGCAACGGATTCGAACTAAGTGTACTGCTGCTTTTGTTCATTCTTACCTTAATTCCGATGGCTCAGTTTATAGGTTCCTTGTTTAAATCTCAGCTGCTCTGTCTGCAGGTGATGGCTTTTTCAACCTATCCGATTTTCTTGATTACAGGGTACAGCTGGCCGTTTGAATCACTTCCGCTGGTATTGCAATGGTTATCCAACCTTTTGCCGACAACGCCCTTTATTGTGCTGTATACGTCTATCGTGCAATCGGGTGCGAGTTTATGGGATAACCCATCGGTTTTATTGCATCTTATACTGCTTTTTGCTTTTTATAGTACGATCTGTTTTGTTCGCTTAAGCCATTTGACACGTAAGGAGTTATGA
- a CDS encoding OprO/OprP family phosphate-selective porin yields MRILTSIILSVFLAAGAYAQQEKQADTVLNHKTPLIKATKVDLLNNVDLIFNTQLGFNTYIEDGKYTGSKFEVNQFRLEVKGKVYKDKVFFRFRDRYTKETEPQSTDNISSSTDLAFIGYNISNRTSIAIGKMTANWGGYEFDMNPIDIYQYNDIVDNSDNFLTGVQVNWKLNANHTFSGQILNSRTKTFSELYQNVPDVEEAKFPAAYVGNWNGSFLDGKFKTIYSFSIFQEATKNGRPVNMYYTALGNQFRTKKWLFQYDFKWSSEDLDRTGVVTNIIPDTVLDHAAENVYYIEHWLRTVYSLNEQWKISAIGMVSKASWKEIPDPNVSSNRIRTAWGVIPTVEFYPIKNFNLKFFATYVARFYNYSDYAKTDLGQSNSTSGRIMLGVISPLVVL; encoded by the coding sequence ATGCGTATCTTAACTTCAATAATTTTAAGCGTTTTTCTGGCTGCGGGTGCATACGCACAGCAGGAAAAACAGGCTGATACGGTTCTTAACCATAAAACTCCCTTAATAAAAGCGACCAAAGTTGATTTGCTGAATAATGTTGATTTAATTTTCAATACTCAATTAGGCTTTAATACTTATATAGAGGATGGAAAATATACTGGCAGTAAATTTGAAGTAAACCAGTTTAGATTGGAAGTAAAAGGGAAAGTGTATAAGGACAAAGTGTTTTTTAGGTTTAGAGACCGATATACTAAAGAAACTGAACCGCAGTCTACAGATAACATTTCAAGTTCTACAGACTTGGCTTTTATTGGGTACAATATATCCAACAGAACAAGTATTGCAATTGGAAAAATGACAGCAAACTGGGGCGGTTATGAGTTTGATATGAATCCCATTGACATTTATCAGTACAATGATATTGTGGATAATTCGGATAACTTTTTAACCGGAGTTCAAGTAAACTGGAAACTAAATGCCAATCATACCTTTTCGGGACAGATTTTAAATTCCAGAACCAAAACTTTTTCTGAATTGTATCAGAATGTGCCAGATGTTGAAGAAGCAAAATTTCCTGCGGCTTATGTTGGAAACTGGAACGGAAGTTTTTTGGACGGAAAATTTAAAACCATTTATAGTTTCAGTATTTTTCAGGAAGCTACAAAAAATGGAAGGCCTGTAAATATGTATTATACCGCATTAGGTAATCAGTTTAGAACTAAAAAATGGCTTTTCCAGTATGATTTCAAATGGAGCAGCGAAGATTTAGACCGGACGGGGGTTGTTACCAATATTATTCCAGATACTGTATTAGATCACGCTGCAGAAAATGTATATTACATAGAACATTGGCTAAGAACTGTATATTCTCTGAATGAGCAATGGAAAATTTCGGCTATCGGAATGGTAAGCAAAGCTTCTTGGAAAGAAATACCAGACCCTAATGTGAGTTCGAACCGAATTCGCACGGCATGGGGCGTTATTCCTACTGTAGAATTTTATCCGATTAAAAACTTCAACTTAAAGTTTTTTGCCACTTATGTAGCCCGATTCTACAATTACAGCGATTATGCCAAAACTGACTTAGGGCAATCTAATTCTACAAGCGGAAGAATTATGCTTGGTGTGATTTCTCCTCTAGTGGTATTATAA
- a CDS encoding type II asparaginase gives MKNLFTLLLSVLLVTGICAQKLPRIKILATGGTIAGQGASADRSAYTSGQLPIKDLIAAVPGIEKVAEISGEQISNVGSQDMTVDIWIKLNKRINEIYKNNEADGIVITHGTDTQEETAYFLSLTIRYDKPVIITGSMRPATAISADGPKNLYDAVTLAASKQAAHSGVLLVFNEYIFTGRNAVKTSTTHLNAFTAPNSGPIGQVYDGKVSLYETPLRKTNKNTPFDITGLTTLPEVDVVELYADAPATAINAYVANGAKGIITGGLGNGNLNKANSDAVASAVKKGVVVARASRVPSGRVTLLDETDDQKLGTIVADDLIPQKARILLMLGLTQTNDSKKLQEYFFEY, from the coding sequence ATGAAAAATCTATTTACTTTATTATTATCCGTTTTATTAGTAACGGGCATTTGCGCTCAGAAATTGCCTAGAATCAAAATACTTGCAACTGGAGGAACAATTGCAGGACAAGGTGCTTCAGCAGACCGTTCGGCTTATACTTCTGGACAATTGCCCATAAAAGACTTAATAGCAGCCGTGCCAGGAATTGAGAAAGTTGCAGAAATTTCGGGAGAACAGATTTCGAATGTAGGAAGTCAGGATATGACGGTGGATATTTGGATTAAGCTGAATAAAAGAATCAACGAAATTTATAAAAACAACGAAGCCGACGGGATTGTAATCACGCACGGAACCGACACGCAGGAAGAAACCGCTTATTTTTTATCGCTTACCATACGATATGACAAACCTGTGATCATTACTGGTTCTATGCGTCCTGCAACAGCCATAAGCGCAGACGGTCCAAAAAATTTGTACGATGCAGTCACTCTTGCTGCCTCAAAACAGGCGGCTCACAGTGGTGTTTTGCTAGTGTTTAATGAATATATTTTTACGGGAAGAAATGCTGTAAAAACCAGCACCACACATTTAAATGCCTTTACAGCTCCAAACAGCGGTCCGATCGGGCAGGTTTATGACGGGAAAGTCAGCCTGTATGAAACTCCGTTAAGAAAAACCAACAAAAATACACCGTTTGATATTACAGGATTGACCACTTTGCCTGAAGTAGATGTAGTCGAATTGTACGCAGATGCTCCAGCAACGGCGATAAATGCTTATGTGGCTAACGGTGCAAAAGGCATTATAACAGGCGGGCTCGGCAACGGAAATTTAAATAAAGCCAACTCAGATGCTGTGGCTAGTGCTGTTAAAAAAGGGGTTGTTGTGGCAAGAGCTTCTAGAGTTCCGTCTGGAAGAGTGACTTTGTTAGATGAAACAGACGATCAGAAACTTGGGACTATAGTTGCAGATGATTTAATTCCGCAAAAAGCGAGAATCTTATTAATGCTGGGACTTACCCAAACCAATGACAGTAAAAAACTGCAAGAGTATTTCTTTGAGTACTAA